One window from the genome of Labeo rohita strain BAU-BD-2019 chromosome 10, IGBB_LRoh.1.0, whole genome shotgun sequence encodes:
- the LOC127172360 gene encoding lymphocyte antigen 75-like: protein MTELMGTKMSHPVYGNINTHGTRNMDSRNKRNQTPQHTGSDSVKIRRSRSAVVCLVLLCVLLLTAVIVLCVHIHTNNTNYTQETHQLLTKITNLTEDRAELLTIITNLTEEREQILNKNINLSNERDGLLNKNNNLEKQRDKVNQEKNEMLKSLREMDSQRLKMSDSIYGNINTDEIWEMDSRDGEELKSGINGDTTKSRDVRTRTEKQTPGNTGSDYVKTRSSRAAVACLVLLCVLLLTAVIVLCVQVFTNIDLFQLKSKNIMEERLQLLTKISNVSEKREWLLNKNINVTNERDELISKNTNLTKQRDQFKQERDELLKTFKETDGWLYFSFSFYFFSSEKKSWTESRRYCTERGADLIIINNTEEQEFAKKFSHGNEFWIGLTDIDVEGKWKWVDGSTLTSGFWASGQPNGNKNENCAVTYSPGWTDYPCIYALKWICEKSIVKYTRKNIQHLHSLMVLDCKRAEMSVGIYNNVIRTESLEINKDRVDKTVEIYESADCVRDHDFRTETKTHQPPQQTGSDSVKIRNYRAAVVCLVLLCVLLLTAVIVQCVHIHTNNTNLTNKKDGLLIKNDTLTKQREQFFQERNYLAESLQKIDGRLYYNFSFYFISSEKKSWNESRRYCTKEKEADLIIINNREEQDFVRKIANNAYVWIGLTDTDVEGTWKWVDGSTLTSGFWDPREPNGKKGENCALSYSPGWADFSYGWLYSSFSFYFISSLKNSWTESRRYCTERGADLIIINNREEQDFVNKLSCGTNVWIGLTDREVEGTWKWVDGSTPTSRFWMSKEPNSFAGDEDCAINNSGWADFPCNTDFPWICEKSFLK from the exons ATGACAGAGCTCATGGGAACAAAAATGTCTCACCCTGTTTATGGAAATATAAACACTCATGGAACACGGAATATGGACAGCCGCAACAAGAGAAACCAAACACCTCAACACACAG GAAGTGATTCAGTGAAGATCAGACGCTCCAGATCAGCTGTAGTGTGTTTGGTGCTGCTGTGTGTTCTTCTGCTGACTGCAGTCATAGTGCTGTGTGTCCACATCCATacaaacaacacaaactacacacAAGAGACACACCAGCTACTAACCAAGATTACCAACCTCACAGAAGACAGAGCTGAGCTGTTAACCATAATTACTAACCTGACAGAAGAGAGAGAGCAGATACTAAACAAGAACATAAACTTGAGCAATGAAAGGGATGGATTattaaacaagaacaacaacCTGGAGAAACAAAGAGACAAGGTCAATCaggagaaaaatgaaatgttgaaAAGTCTTCGTGAAATGG ATTCACAGAGACTGAAAATGTCAGACAGTATTTATGGCAATATAAACACTGATGAAATATGGGAAATGGACAGCAGAGATGGAGAAGAGTTGAAGAGTGGCATCAATGGAGATACTACAAAGAGTCGCGATGTCAGGACAAGAACAGAGAAACAAACACCTGGGAATACAG GAAGCGATTATGTGAAGACCAGAAGCTCCAGAGCAGCTGTAGCGTGTTTGGTGCTGCTGTGTGTTCTTCTGCTGACTGCAGTCATAGTGCTGTGCGTCCAAGTCTTTACAAACATTGATCTGTTTCAACTTAAGAGCAAAAACATCATGGAAGAAAGACTCCAGCTACTAACCAAGATTAGTAACGTGTCAGAGAAGAGAGAGTGGCTACTAAACAAgaatataaatgttacaaatgaaaGGGATGAATTAATATCCAAAAATACAAACCTGACTAAACAAAGAGACCAGTTCAAGCAGGAGAGAGATGAACTGTTGAAAACTTTCAAGGAAACAG ATGGATGGTTATATTTTAGCTTCAGTTTCTACTTCTTTTCCTCTGAGAAGAAGAGCTGGACTGAGAGCAGAAGATACTGTACAGAGAGAGGAGCAGATCttatcatcataaacaacactgAGGAACAA gagtttgcaaaaaagttttcacacggTAATGAATTCTGGATTGGTCTGACTGACATTGATGTGGAGGGTAAATGGAAATGGGTTGATGGCAGCACACTGACCTCTGG GTTCTGGGCATCTGGACAGCCCAATGggaataaaaatgagaactgtgCTGTGACTTATTCACCAGGATGGACTGATTATCCATGTATTTATGCTCTTAAATGGATCTGTGAGAAGAGCATTGTAAAGTAT ACAAGGAAGAACATTCAACATCTGCACAGCTTAATGGTGCTGGACTGTAAAAGAGCAGAAATGTCTGTTGGTATTTATAACAATGTGATCAGGACTGAATCTTTGGAAATAAACAAAGATAGAGTGGACAAGACTGTGGAAATCTATGAGAGTGCAGATTGTGTGAGAGATCATGACTTCAGAACagagacaaaaacacatcaacCACCTCAGCAAACAG GAAGTGATTCAGTGAAGATCCGAAACTACAGAGCAGCTGTAGTGTGTTTGGTGCTGCTGTGTGTTCTTCTGCTGACTGCAGTTATAGTGCAGTGTGTCCACATCCATACAAACAACACAAACTTGACAAATAAAAAGGATGGATTATTAATCAAGAATGATACCCTGACTAAACAAAGAGAGCAGTTTTTCCAGGAGAGAAATTACCTGGCGGAGAGTCTTCAAAAAATAG atggACGATTATactataattttagtttttacttcATTTCCTCTGAGAAAAAGAGCTGGAATGAGAGCAGAAGATATTGTACTAAAGAGAAAGAAGCAGATCTgatcatcataaacaacagagAGGAACAA GATTTTGTCAGGAAGATTGCTAACAATGCTTATGTCTGGATTGGTCTGACTGACACTGATGTGGAGGGAACATGGAAATGGGTTGATGGCAGCACACTGACCTCTGG GTTCTGGGATCCTCGAGAGCCCAATGGAAAAAAGGGAGAGAACTGTGCCCTATCATATTCACCAGGATGGGCTGATTTTTCAT ATGGATGGTTATACTCTAGCTTCAGTTTTTACTTCATTTCCTCGCTAAAGAACAGCTGGACTGAGAGCAGAAGATACTGTACTGAAAGAGGAGCAGATCTgatcatcataaacaacagagAGGAACAA
- the LOC127172345 gene encoding CD209 antigen-like protein C isoform X4 — translation MSHDIYSNVINVEMSSDREEKAVDIYESADCIKDLDFRTDTNTQQPLQHTGSDSVKSRCSRASVVCLVLLCVLLLTAVIVLCVHIHTNNRNYIEDRNGLLIKNENLTKERDEQKNQLALLCKDEKCIYYKSSFYYLSTGKKNWNESRQDCLQRRADLIIINDRKEQDFVMNIADKREFWIGVTDIVEEGTWKWADGSTLTSGFWATNGKTPEPNGKRDENCAVTCLRNHPQLIGWIDVTCNGDYQWICEKSI, via the exons ATGTCTCATGATATTTACAGCAATGTGATCAATGTGGAAATGAGCTCAGACAGAGAAGAGAAGGCGGTGGATATCTATGAGAGTGCAGACTGTATAAAAGATCTTGACTTCaggacagacacaaacacacagcaacCACTTCAGCACACAG GAAGTGATTCAGTGAAGAGCAGATGTTCCAGAGCATCTGTAGTGTGTTTGGTGCTGCTGTGTGTTCTTCTGCTGACTGCAGTCATAGTGCTGTGTGTCCACATCCATACAAACAACAGAAACTACATAGAAGACAGAAATGGACTACTAATAAAGAACGAAAATCTGACAAAAGAGAGAGATGAGCAAAAAAATCAACTTGCACTTCTTTGTAAAGACG aaaaatgtatttactacaAATCTAGTTTTTACTACTTGTCCACTGGAAAGAAGAACTGGAACGAGAGCAGACAAGACTGTTTACAGAGAAGAGCAGATCTGATCATCATAAATGACAGAAAGGAACAA GATTTTGTTATGAACATTGCTGATAAAAGAGAATTCTGGATTGGTGTGACTGACATTGTTGAAGAGGGCACATGGAAATGGGCTGATGGCAGCACACTGACCTCTGG GTTCTGGGCGACCAATGGAAAAACACCAGAGCCAAATGGAAAACGAGATGAGAACTGTGCTGTGACTTGTTTAAGAAATCACCCTCAATTAATAGGGTGGATTGATGTTACTTGCAATGGTGATTATCAATGGATCTGTGAGAAAAGTATATGA